From the genome of Muricauda sp. SCSIO 64092, one region includes:
- a CDS encoding DoxX family protein has protein sequence MGTIKKLNKWANAHTYYPLDLVRIILGGFLFYKGVEFMNNQGRMLELMQPFDGMALEMVILHYIAPAHFLGGILIVLGLLTRWVTIAQLPILIGAVLTNFLGTMDITNLILSLVTLLLCIFFSIYGSGKHSADYYLKMQQ, from the coding sequence ATGGGAACTATTAAAAAACTGAATAAGTGGGCCAATGCCCACACCTACTACCCGTTGGACCTGGTTAGGATAATCTTGGGAGGCTTTCTTTTCTATAAGGGCGTCGAATTTATGAACAATCAGGGTAGAATGCTGGAATTAATGCAACCCTTTGATGGAATGGCTTTGGAAATGGTAATCCTTCACTACATTGCCCCGGCGCACTTTCTCGGTGGCATTTTGATCGTCCTGGGATTGTTGACGCGTTGGGTAACCATTGCCCAACTCCCCATTTTGATTGGGGCTGTATTGACCAATTTTTTGGGCACTATGGACATTACCAACCTTATTCTTTCCCTGGTCACGTTGTTACTTTGTATTTTCTTTTCCATCTATGGTTCCGGAAAGCACTCGGCCGACTATTACCTTAAAATGCAACAGTAA
- a CDS encoding N-acyl-D-amino-acid deacylase family protein: protein MKKLVNLFPVLLLVLACSEPQTFDVLIKNGQVVDGSGETSYIGSVGINVDTIAAVGNLKNAVGKTEIDAKGLTLAPGFINMLSWATESLLIDGTSESDIRQGVTLEVMGEGWSMGPLNAKMKAESLASQKDYKYEIDWTTLGEYLQSLENRGISCNVASFVGATTLRIHELESENRPPTPEELDRMKALARTAMEEGAMGIGSSLIYAPAFYAGTEELIELCKVASEYGGMYISHLRSEGDYWLEAIDELIRIAAEANIPAEIYHLKAGGKDNWGKWEAAIAKIDSARSAGLKITTDMYTYTAGATGLDASMPPWVQEGGYGEWAKRLQDSAIRKKVAQEMRAKGEGWENLYFAAGSPEKLLLNGFRNDTLRYLTGKTLGEVAKMRGTSPEETAMDLVVQDSSRVGTVYFLMSEENVKKQIALPYMSFGSDAASIAPVVPFTNYNPHPRAYGNFSRLLGKYVREEQIIPLEEAVRKLSALPASNLKLKKRGMIKVGNYADLALFDATTILDKATFEEPHQFAKGMVHVFVNGTQVLKDGEHTGATPGRFIKGPGFKEN, encoded by the coding sequence ATGAAAAAGCTAGTCAACCTATTCCCCGTTTTGCTTTTGGTTCTGGCCTGTAGCGAACCACAAACGTTTGATGTGCTCATTAAAAATGGGCAGGTGGTCGATGGTTCTGGAGAGACCTCTTATATCGGTAGTGTTGGAATCAATGTGGATACCATTGCCGCCGTGGGAAACCTTAAAAATGCAGTTGGGAAAACCGAAATAGATGCCAAGGGCCTTACCCTAGCCCCAGGATTTATCAATATGCTCAGTTGGGCAACGGAGTCCTTGCTGATCGATGGTACATCCGAGAGCGATATTCGGCAGGGGGTAACCCTGGAAGTTATGGGCGAAGGCTGGTCCATGGGGCCTTTGAACGCTAAAATGAAAGCGGAATCCCTCGCCTCCCAAAAAGACTATAAATACGAAATTGACTGGACCACACTTGGGGAATATCTCCAATCATTGGAAAATAGGGGAATCTCCTGCAATGTGGCTTCCTTTGTAGGGGCAACAACCCTGCGCATCCATGAATTGGAGTCCGAAAATCGACCACCCACGCCCGAAGAATTGGACCGGATGAAGGCATTGGCCAGAACCGCCATGGAAGAAGGTGCCATGGGAATCGGTTCTTCACTCATCTATGCCCCTGCCTTTTATGCGGGTACCGAGGAACTCATTGAACTGTGCAAGGTGGCCTCCGAATATGGGGGAATGTACATTTCGCATTTGCGTAGTGAAGGGGATTACTGGTTGGAAGCCATTGACGAATTGATCCGTATCGCTGCAGAGGCAAATATCCCAGCAGAAATCTATCACTTAAAAGCTGGCGGAAAGGACAATTGGGGGAAATGGGAGGCTGCAATCGCGAAAATTGATTCGGCCAGAAGCGCTGGGCTAAAAATTACCACTGATATGTACACCTACACTGCTGGAGCAACCGGTCTGGATGCTTCCATGCCACCCTGGGTGCAGGAAGGAGGGTATGGTGAATGGGCCAAACGTTTACAAGATTCCGCCATACGTAAAAAAGTGGCCCAGGAAATGCGGGCCAAAGGGGAGGGCTGGGAAAATCTTTATTTTGCCGCAGGGAGCCCCGAGAAATTGCTATTGAACGGGTTTCGCAACGATACCTTGCGTTATTTGACGGGAAAAACCTTGGGCGAGGTAGCCAAAATGCGCGGTACCTCCCCAGAGGAAACCGCCATGGACCTGGTAGTACAGGACAGTAGTCGTGTGGGTACCGTTTATTTCTTAATGTCCGAGGAAAATGTAAAAAAACAGATTGCCCTGCCCTACATGAGCTTTGGTTCCGATGCAGCCTCAATAGCTCCCGTTGTCCCTTTTACCAATTACAACCCCCATCCAAGGGCGTATGGAAATTTTTCCAGGTTATTGGGAAAGTACGTCAGGGAAGAACAAATCATCCCTTTGGAGGAAGCTGTGCGAAAGTTAAGTGCTTTACCCGCCAGTAACCTTAAGCTTAAAAAGCGGGGAATGATCAAGGTGGGCAACTATGCGGACCTGGCCCTTTTTGATGCTACAACCATTTTGGACAAAGCTACCTTTGAGGAACCACATCAAT
- a CDS encoding 2TM domain-containing protein, with the protein MNTLVKVIKISLVITVVVVFFDIIVYGDGDYSWENIGPQILVDFIFSFSLTAVNSYYYDGLNLRFNWETDPKKRLWLGALGSFVFSVLTIVVLRYLIYFYYTGNGIVKFFEKEEPESYVFTVVITIIAILFFHAFYFYRALQKKEVKEQKIIAGTASARFDALKNQLDPHFLFNSLNVLTSLIEEDPHQAQKFTTSLSKVYRYVLEQKNKDLVTVDEELNFARTYVRLLKMRFEDSIVFDIPEQATDPDAKIVPLSLQLLLENAVKHNVVTSSKPLRIKVYEDSGMLAVSNNLQEKQVVKKSSGVGLQNIRQRYSILTDREVRIAKTNKDFSVQLPMLSRQISVMETQETHIEEKRYLKAKERVEAIKGFYGNLIAYGLVIPFLWWLNFRTTSFLWAIFPTVGWGFGVMAHGMEAFGYNPLWGKRWEEKKIRELMEKEDF; encoded by the coding sequence ATGAACACCCTCGTAAAAGTCATAAAGATTTCACTGGTCATCACGGTTGTGGTCGTCTTCTTCGATATTATCGTGTATGGCGATGGTGATTATTCCTGGGAGAACATTGGTCCACAAATACTTGTGGACTTTATCTTTTCCTTCTCACTTACCGCGGTGAACTCTTACTATTACGATGGGCTGAACTTGCGTTTTAATTGGGAAACGGACCCTAAAAAAAGACTCTGGCTGGGCGCCCTTGGGTCCTTTGTCTTTTCAGTTTTGACCATAGTTGTCCTGCGTTACCTTATTTATTTTTATTACACGGGGAACGGGATTGTCAAGTTTTTTGAAAAGGAAGAGCCGGAGAGCTATGTCTTTACGGTGGTCATTACCATCATAGCCATTTTATTTTTCCATGCGTTTTATTTTTATCGGGCGCTACAGAAAAAGGAAGTCAAGGAGCAAAAGATTATTGCCGGTACCGCTTCTGCACGGTTTGATGCCCTTAAAAACCAATTGGATCCCCACTTTCTGTTCAATAGCCTCAATGTGTTGACCAGTTTAATAGAGGAGGACCCCCATCAGGCCCAAAAATTCACCACTTCGCTTTCCAAGGTATACCGCTATGTGTTGGAGCAAAAAAATAAGGATTTGGTCACTGTGGATGAAGAACTCAACTTTGCACGTACCTATGTACGCCTATTAAAAATGCGGTTTGAAGATAGTATCGTCTTTGATATTCCGGAGCAGGCCACTGATCCCGATGCTAAAATAGTCCCCCTTTCCCTTCAACTTTTGCTGGAAAACGCGGTAAAGCACAATGTGGTAACTTCTTCCAAACCCCTTCGCATAAAAGTGTATGAGGATAGTGGGATGTTGGCGGTAAGTAATAACCTTCAGGAAAAACAAGTGGTAAAAAAGAGCAGTGGGGTAGGGCTACAGAATATTCGACAGCGCTATTCCATTTTAACCGATAGGGAGGTCCGTATTGCCAAGACCAACAAGGATTTTAGCGTACAATTGCCCATGTTGTCCAGACAGATTTCCGTTATGGAAACCCAGGAAACACATATTGAGGAAAAACGCTATTTGAAGGCCAAGGAGCGGGTGGAGGCGATAAAGGGATTTTATGGGAACCTTATTGCCTATGGCCTGGTGATTCCCTTTTTGTGGTGGCTAAATTTTAGGACCACCAGTTTTCTTTGGGCCATTTTTCCCACCGTGGGTTGGGGCTTTGGTGTTATGGCCCATGGGATGGAGGCCTTTGGCTACAACCCATTATGGGGCAAACGATGGGAGGAGAAAAAGATACGGGAATTGATGGAGAAGGAGGATTTTTGA
- a CDS encoding nuclear transport factor 2 family protein codes for MKKTIHLAMAALLSIACSQGPVRYTQDSPEIDTVKKLIANYNSKNYDTSFFADSSETRYNTRDNPMSPSETMAYHRETDAAYSSRGFLDEDQEFEMVVTDDGETWVNCWLDWKGTVAASGKEIVIPIHLTYRFVDGKIVREVGMWDPTEVVLEMQMIEAKNNMSADEKAMDKHFDVFVNEFINGKDLTALEKAVTADFARYMNGIKVATGPKEMGEGFRDTYMKAFPNLKVTIRNRTYNGNKAFVHWNFKGTNTGEFNGSEPTGKTVSITGLSELKFSPDGKIQEEHLFYNELALMNQLGYALGPTEE; via the coding sequence ATGAAAAAAACGATCCATTTGGCAATGGCCGCTTTGTTATCCATTGCCTGTAGCCAAGGTCCTGTTCGTTATACGCAAGACTCTCCTGAAATTGATACCGTCAAAAAACTGATTGCCAACTACAATTCAAAGAACTATGACACCAGTTTTTTTGCGGATTCTTCGGAAACACGATACAACACAAGGGATAATCCTATGTCACCTTCGGAAACCATGGCATATCATAGGGAAACCGATGCTGCGTATTCCAGTAGGGGCTTTTTGGATGAAGACCAGGAATTTGAAATGGTAGTAACGGATGATGGGGAAACTTGGGTCAACTGTTGGTTGGATTGGAAGGGAACCGTCGCCGCAAGCGGTAAGGAAATAGTGATTCCCATCCATTTGACCTATCGTTTTGTTGATGGAAAAATAGTGCGTGAAGTTGGGATGTGGGACCCTACGGAAGTGGTACTTGAAATGCAGATGATTGAGGCCAAAAACAATATGTCCGCAGATGAAAAAGCAATGGACAAGCACTTTGATGTATTTGTAAATGAATTTATTAATGGAAAGGACTTAACAGCACTTGAAAAAGCTGTAACTGCAGATTTTGCACGCTATATGAACGGTATAAAAGTAGCAACTGGCCCCAAAGAAATGGGTGAAGGTTTTCGTGATACGTACATGAAGGCTTTTCCAAATTTGAAGGTCACGATACGCAATAGAACCTATAATGGCAATAAAGCCTTTGTCCACTGGAATTTTAAAGGCACAAATACAGGCGAATTTAATGGATCCGAACCTACGGGAAAGACCGTTTCCATTACTGGTTTATCCGAATTGAAATTTAGTCCGGATGGTAAAATACAGGAAGAACATCTTTTCTATAATGAATTGGCGTTGATGAACCAATTGGGATATGCACTCGGTCCAACCGAAGAATAA
- a CDS encoding serine hydrolase — protein MKKITLLTLLFLAVTILYAQNSKKVKILDGMIQQGMTDWKIPGLAAVVVKDGEVVFKKTYGVKSIATKEAVNGQTLFAMASTTKAMVAMALGILVDEGKLDWNDKVVDHLPNFQLSDPYITADARVKDLLTHNLGIANADVLWVLDSISTDLTLKRFKHTKKIYPLRGGFTYQNIMYAAAGEVIAAVSGMPWDRFIEMRLFKPLNMNRSQTKAANIPKVENSVTPHYDFGEGGVQVVDRNYSDQIGAAGMMWSSIDDISNYLKFILNKGIQNQDTILQPGTFKTLFQPHTLIPKKQFYPTTKLTEPNWLSYGLGWFQHDYRGQKLDFHTGSLQGLIAIAGVIHDRNTAVYVFGNMDHAELRHAIMYQVMDLFAFDDEGTNWHPKIFKLYETLKKERMEGAQKQIGARLPNTSPSLDWNAYTGNYHHPLCGTLKITSHNETLKLDFNEFQQIEASHWHLDTFMTKPNKRWTSASEMVFHINGKAKVKSLEFSGYTFTKSN, from the coding sequence ATGAAAAAAATAACGCTCCTCACCCTGCTTTTTTTGGCCGTAACCATTTTATACGCCCAGAATTCCAAAAAGGTAAAAATACTTGATGGCATGATCCAACAAGGGATGACCGATTGGAAAATACCTGGTTTGGCTGCCGTTGTGGTCAAGGATGGCGAAGTAGTCTTTAAAAAGACCTATGGTGTAAAAAGCATTGCAACTAAAGAAGCCGTAAATGGACAGACCCTGTTTGCCATGGCATCCACTACAAAAGCCATGGTGGCCATGGCCCTGGGAATTTTGGTGGATGAGGGCAAATTGGATTGGAACGATAAGGTTGTGGACCACTTGCCCAACTTTCAACTCTCCGATCCCTATATTACCGCAGATGCCAGGGTAAAGGACCTGCTTACCCATAATCTGGGCATCGCCAATGCGGATGTGCTTTGGGTATTGGACAGCATTTCAACCGATCTTACCTTAAAACGGTTCAAACACACCAAAAAAATATATCCGTTACGAGGTGGATTCACGTACCAAAACATTATGTATGCTGCTGCAGGAGAAGTTATTGCAGCAGTGAGCGGTATGCCTTGGGACCGTTTTATTGAAATGCGATTGTTCAAACCCTTAAACATGAACCGTTCCCAAACCAAAGCAGCCAACATTCCAAAAGTTGAAAACTCCGTAACGCCACATTATGATTTTGGGGAGGGGGGTGTTCAAGTGGTCGATCGAAACTATTCCGACCAAATCGGTGCTGCCGGGATGATGTGGTCCAGTATTGATGATATTTCGAATTACTTGAAGTTTATTTTGAACAAGGGCATACAAAACCAGGATACCATACTGCAACCTGGTACCTTTAAAACCTTGTTCCAGCCCCATACCCTCATTCCCAAAAAACAATTTTATCCAACAACGAAACTCACCGAGCCCAATTGGTTGAGTTACGGGCTGGGATGGTTCCAACATGACTATCGTGGACAGAAATTGGATTTTCATACCGGTAGCCTCCAGGGGCTTATTGCGATAGCAGGGGTCATACATGATAGAAATACCGCAGTTTACGTATTTGGAAATATGGATCATGCCGAATTACGACATGCCATTATGTATCAGGTCATGGATTTATTTGCCTTTGATGATGAGGGTACCAATTGGCATCCCAAAATATTTAAGCTCTATGAAACCCTGAAAAAAGAAAGGATGGAAGGCGCACAAAAGCAAATAGGGGCGCGTTTGCCAAATACCAGCCCTTCTTTGGATTGGAATGCCTATACGGGAAACTACCATCACCCCCTTTGTGGAACCCTGAAAATAACATCCCATAACGAAACCTTGAAACTTGATTTCAATGAATTTCAACAAATAGAGGCCTCCCATTGGCATTTGGATACGTTTATGACCAAACCCAATAAACGATGGACATCCGCTTCGGAAATGGTTTTCCATATCAATGGGAAAGCCAAGGTCAAGTCCTTGGAATTCTCTGGGTATACCTTCACAAAATCGAATTAA
- a CDS encoding carboxypeptidase-like regulatory domain-containing protein translates to MKNLTVFLTTLLNVWVASAQTPIDGVVTDKAGNAISGANVYLEGTYDGASTDENGAFFFETGETGTQTLVVSVLGYDPHYEMGDVSYFQKLNIKLVEVINQLTGVTLTAGTFEAGDNSKVSVLKPLDIVTTAGALADVVGALQTLPGTTTINEDGRLFVRGGGAEETQVFIDGIRVFQPFFGTAQNIPTRSRFSPMLFKGITFSTGGYSAEYGQALSSVLLLNTIDVPDMEKTDIGAMSVGAQLGHTEIWGKESLSFSTQYVNLAPYESLIPSTQGVRWNKPFESIQGEGVFRSKGDRTIFKLYTSFNYSNLDIDQEDINFEDFVRFRLRNNNLYFNSSYKHFFESDWGVSLGASVSRDTNSILVFDNAIENNETAGHLKAKVSKSFSNRFELNMGAEVFHTNFKENVEQPDGFSFESSFDDVLWAGFLETDIFFSNDFALKLGGRVERPSVLDELTVSPRFSLAYKSGEFSQFSVAYGDFYQNPIRDVLKYDRSVTSEKTSHYIFNYQYLNDGKTFRAEAFYKDYDDLVKFNTQFPQFDSEYSNTGSGYATGLDIFWRDNKSIDNLDYWISYSYLDTERDFRNFPEAATPNFAPKHSFSIVTKYWADKLRSQIGLTYLHGSGRPYDNPNTPEFLAERTRPFQNLSFNWAYLIDQQKILFFSINNILGINNINNYQYADAPNNVGVFERRAVRPAADSFFFVGFFWTLSDDKKSNQLDNL, encoded by the coding sequence ATGAAAAACCTAACCGTATTTTTAACCACCTTACTTAACGTTTGGGTTGCATCTGCCCAAACCCCTATCGACGGAGTAGTCACCGATAAGGCCGGAAATGCCATTTCCGGAGCCAATGTGTATTTGGAAGGCACCTATGATGGAGCTTCAACGGATGAAAACGGGGCTTTCTTCTTTGAGACGGGTGAAACGGGAACGCAAACCTTGGTCGTTTCAGTTTTGGGGTACGACCCCCACTACGAAATGGGGGATGTTTCCTATTTTCAGAAGCTCAACATAAAATTGGTCGAAGTCATTAACCAGTTAACGGGAGTTACCCTTACGGCTGGAACTTTTGAGGCCGGGGACAATTCCAAGGTTTCCGTTTTAAAACCTTTGGACATTGTAACCACAGCCGGAGCCTTGGCAGATGTGGTCGGTGCGCTTCAGACCCTTCCCGGGACAACCACCATAAACGAGGACGGCCGTCTTTTCGTGAGGGGTGGTGGGGCTGAGGAAACCCAGGTATTTATTGATGGGATCAGGGTATTCCAACCTTTTTTTGGAACCGCACAGAACATACCCACAAGAAGTCGGTTTTCCCCAATGCTTTTTAAGGGCATCACCTTTAGCACAGGGGGCTATTCCGCCGAATACGGGCAAGCATTGTCCAGTGTACTGTTATTGAATACCATAGATGTTCCCGATATGGAAAAAACGGATATTGGGGCGATGTCCGTTGGGGCTCAATTGGGACATACCGAAATTTGGGGCAAGGAATCCCTAAGTTTCAGCACCCAATACGTCAATTTGGCCCCTTATGAGAGCTTGATACCTTCTACCCAAGGCGTGCGATGGAACAAACCCTTTGAATCGATTCAGGGAGAAGGGGTCTTTAGAAGCAAGGGCGATAGAACCATCTTTAAATTGTATACGAGCTTCAACTATTCCAATTTGGATATTGACCAGGAGGATATCAATTTCGAGGATTTTGTCCGCTTTCGTTTACGGAACAACAACCTCTATTTCAATTCCAGTTACAAACATTTTTTCGAGAGCGACTGGGGGGTGAGCTTGGGGGCCAGTGTATCCAGGGACACCAATAGTATTCTGGTCTTTGATAATGCTATAGAAAACAACGAAACTGCAGGTCATCTAAAAGCCAAGGTCTCCAAAAGCTTCAGTAATAGATTTGAGTTAAATATGGGAGCTGAAGTGTTTCATACCAATTTTAAGGAAAACGTAGAACAACCGGACGGTTTTTCTTTTGAAAGTAGTTTTGATGATGTGCTTTGGGCAGGTTTTTTGGAAACGGATATCTTTTTTAGCAATGACTTTGCCCTAAAGCTAGGGGGGAGGGTAGAGCGCCCTTCGGTTTTGGACGAATTGACCGTTTCTCCCAGATTTTCATTGGCCTATAAAAGCGGGGAATTCTCCCAATTTTCTGTGGCCTATGGTGACTTTTACCAGAACCCGATACGGGATGTACTTAAATATGACCGAAGTGTGACCTCGGAAAAAACATCGCACTATATCTTTAATTACCAGTACTTAAACGATGGGAAGACCTTTCGCGCGGAAGCCTTTTACAAAGACTACGATGATTTGGTAAAGTTCAATACCCAATTTCCGCAGTTCGACTCTGAATATAGCAATACAGGAAGTGGATATGCCACTGGACTGGATATTTTTTGGCGGGACAATAAAAGTATAGACAACCTGGATTATTGGATTTCTTACAGTTATTTGGATACGGAAAGGGATTTTCGCAACTTTCCCGAAGCGGCCACTCCCAATTTTGCACCGAAGCACAGTTTTTCAATTGTGACCAAATATTGGGCGGACAAACTTCGCTCACAAATAGGGTTAACCTATCTACATGGTTCAGGGAGACCTTATGATAACCCCAATACACCGGAGTTTTTGGCCGAAAGGACCAGACCGTTCCAAAATCTAAGCTTTAATTGGGCCTATTTGATCGATCAGCAAAAGATCCTGTTCTTTTCAATAAACAATATTTTGGGAATAAACAACATCAATAATTACCAATATGCAGATGCGCCAAACAATGTTGGAGTATTTGAACGTAGGGCGGTACGTCCGGCAGCGGACAGTTTCTTCTTTGTGGGCTTCTTTTGGACCTTGAGTGATGATAAGAAAAGCAACCAGTTGGATAACTTGTAA